The window ATTACTTCACAGCAGAGAGCTGTTGATCAGCCCTTGCCAGGAATTCCCAACCGCACCTTCATTACCACCACTCCAGCTGCAATCCAACAATATGCTCCCTGCCGCATCCTGCCATGGCAGGTGGCTATTGCTCGTAGTCGTAGCCGCACTATCAAACCACAGCCCTGCACTCTCCTCCACGCCACAGTACACGCCGCCAAAGCTGccatcagcagcagcagcagcggcAGTGTCTGCACTGCCCAGCAACCCACTCCTTAGCATATCAAGAAACCCACTCGGGGCGTCTGACGTGCCCACCAACTGTTTGCTCGGTGGCTGGCTAGCAAAAGACAGTGCTGGCGGATCGACCAGGGCAGTAGTGACGCTGCCGTTACTGAGATCCTGCTCCGGCGATGCCTTCTTGAAAGAGGAggcggaggaggatgaagaagaagaagaagacgatgattgtttcttgttctttctgcaACCGCCCCCTACAGGCACATTTCTGAGGGAGCCTCCCTGAGTCCAGTACCTCCGACAACCCTTGCAGTAGTGCCTGGGCTGGGAGAGGCTGTAGTTGTTGTAGTAGCAGAACTTGGTGTTCGTGGAGGCACACCTGGGGCACTGCAGGACTTGCTCCGGCGGAGAAGCCCTTAGCTTTCTCTCCTGTGTTCGCGGTACCTGCTGAGTATTCTTGGGGCATCTGATCGCTGCCGTTTCCTCCGCTCGATGTCCTGCTGCCATTGTCTAAGGAGATAACATACGAACACACACAGAAGCATTAGTGAGAGATCCAGATTTGACCTTGGGAAGATTTTGTACTCCTGAAGGGCAATTCTTGGTGTTAAAGTTGAAGAGTAATGCTCTGAAAGCCCATTTATTCTATAATCCATCATCTTAAGCTTACTAGTAACACTTCAATCATAAGTTATGTTAATGTTGGCTGGATATATAATGGAGCTAGAGAGCTTTAATTTACCAAAAAGATTACTTAAAATGGATCTGAAGAAGAATTTGAGAATGGAAGAATTAACTATAAATTAAGAATCTCATGCTAGCTAGGCCATCAAAATGACTCAGAAACTATACATGATCTTGCAGGAAGCATGCGTATAAATAATTCAAGTATATATGAGAAACGTCAAGAACTCAGAAAAGTGAAGAAGGCCAGAGAATTGATTTACCTGGTAGTAGTGAGCGTTAGAAATCTCCATGCATGCAGAGATAGAAGAACTGAACTTAAAAAGGAGTCGTTGAGTGTAGGAACTATAACTAGGTACAAGGGAAACAGTAGCAGAGTTCTTCCCTCAACTCTCACTTCGATAATAAAtaggagggaagaagaagaaagcatgaTTAGCCCTCGTACAAAATGACGTGGCTCGCAACTTGCCATCGGCGCGCTGCATATATTAATTAATACTGAGGGTCTAGTTCCATTTTGCTCCCCGAGAACTACACTTTTGCTAGTTCGATCCTTCTTCAATCGAACCGCGGCTTTCTTTTTGTTATTTCCGAAACATGATGAATTCGATTGAAATTGTTGCTGGAATAAATTGTGCGGGCTTTTCACACTGCGAGCATAAACATGATGGAGGTGGGGCCCGTGGGCGTTTGGC is drawn from Zingiber officinale cultivar Zhangliang chromosome 1B, Zo_v1.1, whole genome shotgun sequence and contains these coding sequences:
- the LOC122049646 gene encoding dof zinc finger protein DOF1.7-like, producing MEISNAHYYQTMAAGHRAEETAAIRCPKNTQQVPRTQERKLRASPPEQVLQCPRCASTNTKFCYYNNYSLSQPRHYCKGCRRYWTQGGSLRNVPVGGGCRKNKKQSSSSSSSSSSSASSFKKASPEQDLSNGSVTTALVDPPALSFASQPPSKQLVGTSDAPSGFLDMLRSGLLGSADTAAAAAADGSFGGVYCGVEESAGLWFDSAATTTSNSHLPWQDAAGSILLDCSWSGGNEGAVGNSWQGLINSSLL